The nucleotide window AAAATCGAGCTAAAAAATCATTAACCTTCTTTATGAATTTACCGTATGCTTTTGATAAGCTGCTTTGGCCCGGAGCTTTTAATGCATGTTCTTCTAGTAATTCAAGACTATCTCTATGAGCCACCAATGATTCGGTCAACACTCTGACCTCTGAGCAATTTAAGGTGAGGTCTTTACACGTTGTTGTTTTTAATTGAGTCACGATAGAATTAATTATTGTTATTTCAGTTTCTATCAGCATCCGTAATTGTTCTGAAGTTTCTGCATGAACAGCATTTGTACTAAATAAAATAAATAATGTTAAAAACACTATCTTCATCAACCTATCTCTCACTCTTCAGAATTTTCAATGGGAGCACGCTGCCCCTTCACTTCAACAAATTCAATATTTTTTGGATTTTTAACTTCATCTTGATCAACGCTATCATTCACATGTGTACTAATAACAGGTTTTGGTTTTCCTACTTCTTTTGCATCGGCAGCTTCAGCCGCGTTTGATTTAGATTTCACAGCTTTACGTTTTTCAGCGCGCTTGATATCTGTCTGCTTTAAATCTTCTAATCGTTTATGTTCATCTGAATCATCACCCAAAGATTCAACTTTGCTATTCACAAAAGTCACATATTTGAGAACTTCAATATTGCGTTCATCACCCGTGTAATAGCGATAAGCCCATTTTTCTTTGCCATCAAAGCGTTCTGTGCGAACAGGAGAACCAACTTTTTCAAGTACTTCGTCTTTAGACATTCCCGGTTTAACACCAGTAAAGCGCTCAATAGGGGCCGATTGACAAGCAACCGAAGCCATAAGTGCAACAAAGCTAAGTGCAAAAATATAAGTAATAAGATTGTGCCGCATACCTAGTTATTAGTCGGCAGGAATGGTCTAGTTCTTAAGCTTAAAAAGGGCGCCATAAGTAGTTGATATTTATCATTTTTTTGTCCAAATTTAAATCACTTTTAAAATTTGCTCTGAGGCGTTGGTTTTGAACTAGGTGTTTGGGCTTTCTCAGGAGTTGTATACTGAGTTTCAATTTTTCTTTTAACACGACTTAATTGACCATCAAGGCCTTGCTCATTTTCTAAATCTTCTAAAGATTTCATCTTCACATGGCGATATTTTCGTTCGGCTTGATCGCCCTGTTCAGGATGTTCAAAACGGACATGTTCTTTTTCTGTTTTAAATTCTTTATAAATTCGTTTGAGATCATTGTTCTTTTTAATAATTTCTAATAACAATTCATCGCGCACTTTTGGATCACGGTTTTGATTTTTTTTAACAACCAACACCTGAATTTCTTCTTGGGCTGAATTGATTCGCGTAGCATAGCCCTTCAAATTGACTTCATGTCGGCCCCATTCGGCACCTTCAGCAGATAAAGAAAATAGAATGAAAAATAAAAAAACTTTCATACCCTTTATTAATTGTTGCGAATTCCAAATGATTTTAAATGGCAGATGTTTAAGTCTTCCCAACAATACAGTCGCCTTTACAGGATTCACATGATCCAAATGCAGCACTCCCTTTTTGATATTTGAAATTACCGCGTTAATGTCTAATCCAAATCTTTTATCACTAAGACAATCTGCTAATTGTTGACGCAGTTCAACTGTATCGACACCTGAAATTATAATGTCATACACAAGTGCACCCTGCCCTGTTGCGGGTAAACTTTGATTACCAAATTCTGCAATGTCTTTTAAATCAGGTTCGCTATCGGCCTGTAAAATATGAGTTACTGCTTGGGATCCATCTTCAACACTTTTTTCAACTTGAACTGTATCTGCCACAACTGGTGTGGCCTCAAACATATTAATCTCACCACATTGAGGGCAGGCCACCATTCCGAAGCCAGCTCCGTTTGGTAATGCGGAACCACACTTCAGACAGGTCGCCTGTTCATTCACGGCGAACCTGCTCCATGACATTTTTTATATTTTTTACCACTTCCGCACGGACACGGATCATTGCGACCAACTTTACCTTCATCACGAGTCACAGGTTTTGCCGGGCCCGCATCTTCACCGCGAGAAAAAGTCATACGCTGAGGTTTTGGTTGCGGCGCCATTTCTTTAATTTGCTCTTCTTTGGCAATTTGAATTTTCATCAAACGCTCAATAGTTTCAGTCTTGATTGAGTAATCCATTTGACTAAATAAACTAAACGCTTCTTTTTTGTATTCAATGAGAGGGTCTTTTTGACCATAGGCTCTAAGATTAATTCCCTCTTTAAGGTGATCCATATTGAGAAGATGTTCTTTCCAACGTGTATCGATGCTTTGAAGTAAAAGCATTTTTTGAACATCTTTAAACACGGGTCCAAGCTCAAGCTTTCGCGATTCATAGTGAGTATTCACACCATCTTTAACTGCTTTGGCTAATTTCTCATGGGTGAGATGCTCTGGATCAAGACCATTATCAAAACTTAGCTTCATGCCGAACTGCTGATTTAAAAATTCATTGAGACCGTCTAAGTTCCAATCACGGGGCTTTGCATCTTTACTCGCAAAATTGACAATGACCTCATCACCAAGTTCGCCCACCATTTCTTTAACCACATCATCAATACGATCGCCTTCAAGCACTTGGCGACGTAAGCCATAAATTGCTTCACGCTGAATATTCATAACATCATCGTATTCTAATAAATGTTTACGAATATCAAAGTTATGCCCCTCAACTTTTCGCTGAGCACCTTCAACCGCACGAGAAACCATTTTTGATTCAATGGCTTCATCTTCAGGAATATTGAGCATTCCCATAATTTTTTGAATACGCTCACCATTGAAAATTCTTAAAAGATTATCTTCAAGTGAGAGATAAAATCTTGTTGAACCTGGATCCCCTTGGCGACCCGATCGACCACGCAACTGATTATCTATACGACGACTTTCATGTCGCTCAGTGCCCACAATATGTAGACCACCAGCCGCGATAACCTCATCGTGTTCAACTTTGCATTGTGATTTAAAGCGCGCCATTACTAACGCAAAATTTTCGACATCATCACCGGCTTCAGCCCTTGCCATAAATTCTGGGTTTCCGCCCAAAACAATGTCAGTACCACGACCGGCCATGTTGGTGGCAATGGTGACAGCACCTTTACGACCCGCTTGGGCTACGATCTCAGCTTCTTTTTCGTGATGTTTAGCATTAAGAACCGTATGTCTTACACCCTGACGTTTCATCATCGATGACAAAAGTTCTGATTTTTCAATACTCACAGTACCCACAAGACACGGCTGGCCTTTTTCATAGCGCTCTTTTATGTCTTTGATACAAGCTTCGTATTTTGCGTTCTCAGTTTTATAAATAAGATCTTCAAGATCTTTTCGAATCATCGGTTGATTTGTCGGAATAACCACAACGTCAAGACTGTAGATTTTTTTAAACTCCGCGGCTTCTGTGTCGGCAGTTCCCGTCATCCCGGCTAGTTTATTATACATTCTAAAAAAGTTTTGAAATGTAACTGTTGCTAAAGTTTGATTTTCACTTGCAACCGTAACACCTTCTTTTGCTTCAACCGCTTGATGAAGACCATCGCTCCAACGTCGACCAGGCATTAATCGCCCAGTGAATTCATCAACGATAATGACTTCATCATCTTTAACCATGTATTCCACATCACGCTTATAAAGATAATGTGCTTTTAAACCCTGATAGACGTGATGAAGTAATTCGATATGTTGTGGATCATAAAGATTTTCAATATTAAGCAATCGTTCTACTTCGTGATTGCCATCTTCTGTTAAAGAAGCAGTTTTTGTTTTTTCTTCGATCTTAAAATGTACATCTGCTTTGAGTTTAGGAATAACTTGATTAACGAGGTAATATTTATCTGTGCTGTCTTCTGACGGACCTGAAATAATCAGTGGTGTTCGAGCCTCATCCACAAGAATAGAATCGACCTCATCCACAATTGCAAAATTATGTTCGCGCTGAACATAATTTGTTAAATCAAACTTCATATTATCTCGAAGATAATCAAAACCAAATTCGTTGTTTGTTCCGTAGGTGATGTCACTTCCGTAAGCCGCTTTTCTTTGAGCGTCTGTTAAATCATGAACAATGATGCCCACAGAAAGACCTAAAAATTTATACAGGCGCCCCATCCACTCAGCATCTCGCTTTGCGAGATAATCGTTAACAGTGACGACATGAACACCTTTGCCTGTTAGCGAATTTAAATAAGTAGGAAGTGTGGCAACAAGAGTTTTACCTTCACCGGTTTTCATTTCAGCAATATTGCCGCCATGAAGAACCATTCCGCCGATGAGTTGAACATCAAAATGGCGCATACCCAAAACGCGCCAGCTCGCCTCACGGCAAACTGCAAAGGCTTCAGGTAAAATCTGATCAAGAGTTTCGCCTTTTTGAAGTCGCTCTTTAAACTCAACAGTTTTAGCTTGAAGCTGACTATCGGTTAGAATCTTGATTGACGGTTCAAGTGCATTGATCTTTCGCACAATTGGTTGGTGAGATTTAATTACTCGCTCATTTTTTGTGCCAAAAACTGACTTTACGATATTTGTTAACAAAGTGGATTCTCCTTCAAAGATTGAATCAGTTTACTAAGATTATTTTGAAGAAGCAATCACTTGGCGCATGGCCTCATATATGACGATAGCCGCAGCATTTGAAAGATTAAGACTACGTATAGGCCCCCACTGAGGAATTCGTAGAGTTTGACCCTCGACTTCACGGAGCAACGCGTCGTTAAGACCTACGGTTTCTTTTCCAAAAACAAACCAATCCCCTTTTTCGTATTTCACATCAAAGAGTGTTCGACTGGCTTTTTTTGAGAAATAAAAAACCCGCTTGGGGTCATGAACATGTTTGAGCATTTCAGAATGATCTTTATGCTGAACGAGGTCGAGGTTTTCCCAATAATCAAGGCCCGCTCTTTTCACAGCTCGATCATCGATATCAAAACCAAGCTTGCCAATTAAATGTAGCCGACAAGCTGTACCCACACAGGTGCGTCCAATGCTTCCTGTATTATTAGGAATCTCGGGCTCAATGAGCGCTATATTAAAATTTGGATTTTCTAACTTCACTTAGGCAAGAAAGCGATAAACGTCGATGCCTAAATTTGTTAAAGCGAGTCTACGACCCTTGTCGACGATCAAACCTTTATTGAGAAGATCGCGATAGATATCGAGATTAATCGGAACAATGTCACGCCCTGAACTTGCACCCAACTTAAGAATATAACGTTTTTGTGAATCTGAGAGGTGCGTTGCAAGTGGAGGCTGTACTGTTAATATCTCACGATAATCGCCAGAGGGAATCAAAGTTGCTTCTTTAGGAAGTTTAAGTCTGTTTAATACATAAACAAAACTTGTTGTTGGTTTTTTACCACCATCAACTTGGATTTGTTTTTCCATTCTCATGTAGAGGCTTTTTTCTGGATTTGTAGGAGAATAACCTTCGAATTCATCTAGGAGTGCGATTACCTCTTTAAAATTAGTCAAAGTAAGAAGTTCCCCACGTACTGAACCTTCGCCTTCGACCATTGCAGGGTAACCAACGGGCAACCGATAAAGCTGGCCCTGACACGAAGCTGGCTTACAGTCTTTAACAACTGAAGAGAGCTTATTGTGGTGAACCATACCCTTCATCAATGAACCGTATACAAAGAGAGTATTCTTACTCATAAATCTCCTTACCTCACTTAAAAGAAAATAAAAGATAACCCTAAAACTACTAACAATGTTCCCATCACGCGGGACTCATTTTTTTCTAGCCACTCAAGCTTGAAGGAATTAAGCCCCTTAAGAGCCAAACCGCCAAGAATAACCATTCCAAGGGTGCTTAGTAGAGACATCGCGACACAGACTTGTAGGACTGCTGCAACTCCCATGGGGCCCAAGACTAAGAAAAACGGGGCCACCACTAAACACGGGCTCAATGCCAGCATCAAAATCAAAGATGAAGCTGCCATTCGTTCTGAAACTACATGGTGGGTGTGACGAAAACTCGAAAGAAAAAAACCACCACCAAAAGCGATCAAAATAAACCCTGGAACTATACCGTGAAGTGCTTCGAAACGCTGATCGATTTGATGACCTAAATAACCAACCAACAAACCTACGACAATTGTGGAAAGGGTATGTGCAAAAGCCCCTAATCCCAAGATCGTGAGTATCTTCTTAGTATTCCAACCTTGTTTTCTCCCAACGATTACAAATGGTAACCAATGATGGGGAACAAGCGCATGAATGAGAGAGATACTGACAACACCTGTCGCCAGCGTCGAAAAAGACACGGACATATAGAGGAGTTCATAGCAAATTATGACGCCTTACACAATAGTATTGTGCTAATGAGGGTCTTCAGATTTGAATTTATTTCACTTTCGCTTTTTCTTTTTAGCAGTTTTCTTTTTTGAACGACCGCCACCGCGACGCATTTTAGCTCGTGAAATATCACCCTGCTTATCGATGAAATAGAGAAAGCCATCTTCGCGCTTCACGCCAGCTTTAGCTACAACCTCAGCCTTGCCGCCGCCTTTTCCACCACGCGCCATTTTGACTCGTGAAACATTTCCTTTTTTGTCTAAATAATAGAGATAACCTTTTTGACGTTTAACACCGACTTTTTCGACTTTATTTGCCATATGTTCCCCCTTATTTCCTCTATTAGAAGTCAACTCTCAAGCGGGTTACAAGTAAATTATGGGTTCATTGTTGACGATCATCAAAAGGACAGGTGTAATTTTACCGCATGGACAACACTAATTTGGTTTTAACATTAATTGGCGCTTATCTGATTGGCAGTATTCCCTTTGGAGTCATTGTAAGCCGCTTCGTCAGTGGGCGTGATGTACGCGCACAAGGCAGTGGTAACATTGGAGCTACAAACGTAGCCCGCATGATGGGTAAAAAATGGGGTATTTTTGTACTTTTTCTCGATGGGCTCAAAGGTTTTTTGGTCGTGAAAGCAGTGGGCTGTTTTTTTACCGAAGATATTTTTTTACTTTCAAATCTAGCAGCCCTAGCGGCAATCGTTGGCCATTGTTTTCCCATTTATTTAAAATTTAAGGGTGGAAAAGGTGTCGCAACAGCACTTGGGGTTGTTACCGCACTCTCGCCATTAACACTTGGTGTATGTTTTATCGTGTTTGTCTTAGTCATAGGCATCAGCCGCACTGTAAGTTTAGCTAGCCTTGCAGCAGCATTAGCACTTCCCATAGTCGCTATGATTACCGAAAAAGATATTATGATTTTGGTTGCAGCGGCCATCACACTTTTGATTTGGTGGAAGCACAAAGAAAATATTAAAAGACTGGTTAATCGCCAAGAACCAAAGTTTTTTTAATTTTTTCTTGCTGGTTTAAGCTTCAAGACTTAAACCCATGAGAACATTAACGAGGATATAAAATATGAGCGACATGGGCAGTGGATACGTAGCATACATGGGACACCAATGGCTAACCATCGAAGGTGAAGTGATCACTATCGGAGTCATGGAAGAAGCCCTTGAAGAATTAGACACGATTATTAAAGTTGATCTGCCTCCTGAGAATGAATCTGTTGAGAAAGACGAAATTTGTGGCGAATTAGAAACAAAAGACGGTAGCCTTAATATATATGCACCAGTCGAGGGTACAGTTCTTGAAATCAATACTTCCGTCACAACAAACCCAGATCTCATTCATGAAGATCCTTACGGCGATGGCTGGATCATCAAAATCGAAGCTGCCAATCAAGACGATGTTAAAGAGCTCACCTCAGGTGCTAATTACGATAATTAGTTCACTTGTTTTATTTTTCGGTTTCGCCGAAGCATTTGCTCAAACAGTTCAAAAGATCGAACCACGACCCATCACTGATTTTGCATGCACAAAAGAATTTAGTAATAAATTAATTAAAGACCTACACGAATATTTAGTTAAACCCAACGCTGCAAATACACGAAGCATGAGTATTCGTATTTGCTCGGCTTCCCACGAGGGTGAAAACCCCTGCCCCTTTAATATAAATCAAGATCGAGTGGCAGAATTTGAAACTGCGGGTAATAAAAATCCATTAATCGTGCCTGTACTTGCCTGTGCAGTGAAAGTGGCCGATGGCGCCATTGCTGAAGAACTCAACGAACTTCAGGCAAAGTTGTTGGATAAACATATGCATAAATTTTTTGTGGCGTGGCAGACCATTCCCAAAGAAATAAAAAGTAAAGCACAGACCTTTGATGATTTTGCTTTAATTGCACCCGACTCACTTGATGATTATCGGAAAAAAATAAAAATTTATGAATCTCGCATTAAGCTTTTTGAAAATGTTCCTGTTAAACTTCGGCCAGAAGTTGCAAACGCACTTAATGAGATGAAGGAAATCGTTGCTAATGCTCGAGATGAGTTGCCCGAATCTCCAACGGGTGAAGTGCTATTTAAAGCTTCAAAATTTAGAGCTGTCTTCACAGATAAAATTATTCGCTTAAGTTCAGGTGATCCAAAAAAAGTGGCAATACTTGCCAATCAAGTTCTACAAAATGAGGGGCTTAGTTATAAAGTATATCTAAAAGGAACCAGTAATCATTGGAGTCTCTGCTCAACTTCGAGTGACAAAAATGATTGCCACATGGCTGATGTGGGCTTTAAAGCAAGCACTGATAGTTGCGGAAAATTCACCATTTTAGGTGCCCTGGCACAACTTCACGGGCTATGGATTTTATCTACATCTTCAAGTCAGTTTCGAGTCAATGCAAACAGTTATGTTTCACCGACAGCTGTGAAACTACAAAAATCTGAGAATGTGATTCGCTCTTGGAACATGCCAGAATTGTTTTATCCTGCGTACATTACCCCTGATTTAAAAACCATGTATTTTAAAACCATAATAAAATCTGACGTGGGGGGGAGACTAGCGGAGTTGCACTTACAAGTTCGTGATTATGCAGCTGTTCAATTTGTGGATCCAAGCGAATCGCTAAATAGTTTGATCCCCTTAACAGTTAAAACGGTTCAATCTATAAAAAGCCCCGAGGGTGTTAGCTACAATCTGCACCTACCAAAAAGCTGCAAATAAGATTTGAAAAAATTTTGTGGCGCCAAAAATGAGCTTTTTGTGACAAAACACGACGCTTTAACCCCTTCAAATCGTTGATAATTCACTGCTATATTTGGCACTCTTTGCATTTGATTAAATATCATGAAGGGCACTTTACTATTTCTAACTCTAGCTTTTGGATTACTTTCAGGCATTCCTGTATGGGCCACAAGTGCAACTTCTGCCCAATGCCATACTCAGCTCATATCACTTTTTAAAACTCAATATCGCGATCAATATATTTATAAATCTAAAGACTGTGACTCTAACTGTGGGCGATTTTTAAATTTTGTCGAATTACACAATCTTAATATCGATCAAACAAACGTGCTCATTATATCAAAACTTCCCCGCCGCTCTTCATTAATGACAAAACGCAATCCAGAGAATTGGCTCTCCCCCCACAACACGCGATCAATGAACACCCAGTGGAGCTTTCACTCCGTTATTGAATCCCAAGGTCATATTATTGACTTTGATTATAGCTCAAAACCAACTGTAGACCCCATAAACCAATACTTTCCTCATATGTTTTTGCCATATTGGAAATTCTTTTTAAATATGTCTGATAAAACTTTGTCTCATATTTATGTAAGAGAAATTCCGGGCGTTGTTTTTCGACAAAGATTTCAAGAGCAAGCAATTGAGGGCTTTCGGAACTGGGAAGAACTAGATAAATATCCGTTTGTAACAGTTGAAGACTATCTCAAAAGCAAAAACAAATTTTAAATATCGGCAGCTTCTTGGGGCTGGGGATTTTGTGCAGCCACAGGTGAGTCTGTGTTTTTCTCAGAAAACTCTGTTCCATCAAAGCGATAGATCTTACCCTGACCTTCCATCACCGTCTTGAGAGCCACAGGACGACCCCAGATGACAAAAAGACTCTTCATCGTTTCTGAAGTGTAATTGGGCTGTAGATCAACACCCTCATGTAGATGCACTAATAACAACTCACCACGATTTTCATAGTTTCCATCTACCACATGAATGATGGGTTGGCCCCAATTGGTAAGTTGAAATAAAAGTTTCTTTTTTATTTCTGGAAAATCACGGGTGTTAATTTCGTATTGACCCGTTCGACGATTAAACTGATAGACGAACATTTTATTTTCGACACAAAATTCTTCAGTCAAAAATGCATCAATAAAAGTTACGTCATTATAATTACGGCGTACTTCAAATATTTTTTCACGTCCTAGGCCCAAATCTTTATTCCAATTTTTTTTTGTAATGTAATCATCACATTCATCGTATTCTTTGCCAAATTTGCCTTTGTTCCAGCGATCTTCAATATGTTTATAAAGTTCTATGCCCAACTTGTACGGATTCAAGCGACCTTGTGACATGGCAACTGTTCCACTGTGGTGATCGGCGTAATCAACCACTTCGCTGTCTTTAAGCGCTTTTTGAGTCATGATTTTTGAATGCCAGTATGAAGCCCAGCCTTCGTTCATAATTTTTGTCATACCTTGAGGAGAATAATAATAAGCTTCATCTCGAATAATACTTAACACATCTTTTTGCCAAGGTTGAAGTGGCCCATAGTTCATCAAAAACAAAAGCACATCTTGTTCAGGTTTGGCTGGAAAATTTTGCTGTGCTTTTCTCTCAGTATTTATTTTTTCTTGTTGGCTCTTTACGAATTCATCAGGATTTATGTATGAATCCATGTAACTACGATCTGTTTTTAATAGCCGAACATGTTTTTCTGCCTCTGCAGGGTCACTCTCTTTATGTCGTTTTATAAAGGGGGAGTGGCGATCAATGAGATTTTCTAAAGAAAGACAACGATCAATAAATTCTTCAACAATATCATACCCAATGCGATCAATGTGGCGACGAATACGCGTTGAGTGATTCGCCATTGTATCCATCATTTTACGATTGGTATGATTGAACCATTGATTGTTTTTAAAAAAATCACAATGGCCGTATACGTGGGCCATAACAATTTTTTGGTCTACAAGTTCATTGGCCTCTAACAAATATGCGTAACAAGGATTATTATTGATAACCATTTCGTATATTTTTGATAACCCGTACGCATAGCTTTTTGAGAGTTTTTCATATTCCATACCAAAACGCCAGTGGGGGTAGCGCGTGGGAAACCCGCCATAGGCAGCAATTTCATTCATCTGATCATAATCAACCATCTCAAAAATGGTTTCATAGAAATCTAGACCGTAGTCACGGGCATGCTTTTCAATTTCTTCCTGAATTTTGGCATACTCTGGAGATAAATTCATTTACCCTTGCCTAAAAAATCTTTAATTGAATTATAAATTCCATCGCGACTTTCAATACGTGATGTGATGACTCGTTCGTCTTCTTTAAACTCACGCTCTAGATCTTTAATAAATTGACCGCTTCCGTACTTACTTTCCACTTGGCCATAACAAAATACGTTTGCAGCATTGAGCATTTTATCTTTGAGTAATTCCACACAAAACCTTGTGTCTTCTCCGCTCCAATTATCACCATCACTAAAGTGAAACGGGTAAATGTTCCACTCACTCACCGGATACTCTTCATCAATCATTTTCATAGCAAGTGAGTAGGCGGAACTAATAAGCGTCCCGCCACTTTCGCGTGTTCTAAAAAATGTCTCTTCATCTACTTCTTTTGCCGATGCATCGTGAATAATAAATCTGGTTTCAATTTCTTGGTATTGGGATTTAAGCCATGTATGAATCCAAAAAGTTTCTAAACGTACAATTTCTTTTTGTTCATCGCCCATGGAGCCTGAGACGTCCATCATGTAAATGATGACTGCATTACTTTGGGGTTTCTCAGCTAGTTTTGAACTTCGATACCGCATGTCTTTTCGCACGGGTACTATAATCGGATCATCCGGATTATACGTACCACTTGAGATCTGTCTTTTAAGTGCTTGCTTGTAGGTAGATTTAAAATGCCTCAAACTATCTGGCCCCACATTATGAAGACCTGTGTACTTTGTTTTTAATGAACTGATTTGACGTGAACCACGGGGCTGAATTTTTGGAAGCTGAAGTTCTTCACCTAAAATTTCAGCAAGCTCTTCAAAGGTTAACTCAACCTCTAAGAGATGCTCACCTTCAGCATTACCCGCTTTGCCAGCACCCTCTTCTTGATCACCACCAACCGTAGAACCCTGTTCACCCTCGCCTTGCCCCACACCACCTGAACTTTTTGGCCCGTATTGGAAGTGGGGTATTTCGATATGAGGAACAGGTATTGAAATAAAATCTTTTTCGCGCTTACCGATCATATCGGTTTGAGAAATATACTTTTTAAAATTACCGCGTATTTTTCCCTTAACGATATCTCGAAAGCGATTATGGTCTTGTTTAATATGAAGAATCATTCACATCCACCCGTTAGAGGTTATCCAACTTACTTACCTTTGACGTCTCCTCGTGCGAAGATGCTGGCTACATAGTTGAGAACATCGTTAGAGCAAATTTCGCAATAGCCATAGTCTTTGATCAAACGGCTCTTAACGATATCGATTTTCTCTTGGGTGTTTTTATCAACAACGCTTGTCACAAGACTAGCGAGCTTGATGCTGTCTTTTTGATCTTCAAAAAGTTTTAATTCTAATGCTTTATGAAGTCTTTCATTGGTTTTGTAATCAAACACTTTTCCGTCTACAGCAAGTGCTCCAATGTAGTTCATAATCTCACGTCTGAAATCATCTTTACGTGATTCAGGAATATCGATTTTATCTTCAATCGATCTCATGAGTCTTTCATCGGGTTCTTCATCTTGGCCTGTGTATTTATTTTTTACGCGTTCTTTTTGCGTATAGGCTTTAATGTTGTCGATGTAATTAGAGCAAAGTCTTGAAAGCGCATTCTCATCGGCACTGATCGCTCTTTGAACTTCACTCTTCACCATATCTTCGTACTCTTGTTTTACGACGGCTAAGAGTTCTTTATAAGATTTTTTCTTTTCATCACCGACGATCAAACTATGGTGCTTTAACCCACCTTCAAGTTCATTAAGAACCATAAATGGATTCACACAACCCATTTCACCATGTTTTGAGTTAACCAGTGCATTTGAGATTTTATCTTGAATGTACCGTGGTGAAATACCATCGAGGCCTTCACGAATTGCTTCTTTACGAAGTTCCTTCACATTGTCTTCGGTATAACCTGGCAATGATTTTCCATCGTAGAGTTTTAATTTTTGAAGTCTTGAAAGATTTGCCTTTTTGGGCATTTCAAGTCGGGTCAAGATTGCCCACATAGCAGCCGTTTCAATAGTGTGAGGCGCTATGTGTTTACCCTTAATTCTTTTTTCGTTAAAATCTTTTTTATAAATCTTAATTTCTTCTTTAAGCTTCGTGATGTAGGGAACGTCAATTTTTACAGTACGATCTCTAAGCGCTTCCATAAATTCGTTATTTTGAAGTCTTCTATACTCAGGTTCGTTTGTGTGACCCAAAATAACTTCATCGATATCGGTTTGTGCGAATTTTTTTGGTTTAATCTTATGCTCTTGTGATGCACCCAAGAGATCATACAAAAATGAAACGTCGAGTTTTAGTACTTCGATAAATTCAATGATGCCGCGATTAGCGATATTAAATTCACCATCAAAATTAAATGCTATTGGGTCAGAATCAGAACCATATTCAGCAATGCGACGATAGTTAATATCACCCGTTAACTCAGTTGAGTCTTGGTTTTTTTCATCTTTTGGTTGAAACGTTCCAATGC belongs to Oligoflexia bacterium and includes:
- a CDS encoding tRNA (cytidine(34)-2'-O)-methyltransferase, with product MKLENPNFNIALIEPEIPNNTGSIGRTCVGTACRLHLIGKLGFDIDDRAVKRAGLDYWENLDLVQHKDHSEMLKHVHDPKRVFYFSKKASRTLFDVKYEKGDWFVFGKETVGLNDALLREVEGQTLRIPQWGPIRSLNLSNAAAIVIYEAMRQVIASSK
- a CDS encoding gamma-glutamylcyclotransferase family protein, which gives rise to MSKNTLFVYGSLMKGMVHHNKLSSVVKDCKPASCQGQLYRLPVGYPAMVEGEGSVRGELLTLTNFKEVIALLDEFEGYSPTNPEKSLYMRMEKQIQVDGGKKPTTSFVYVLNRLKLPKEATLIPSGDYREILTVQPPLATHLSDSQKRYILKLGASSGRDIVPINLDIYRDLLNKGLIVDKGRRLALTNLGIDVYRFLA
- the secA gene encoding preprotein translocase subunit SecA: MLTNIVKSVFGTKNERVIKSHQPIVRKINALEPSIKILTDSQLQAKTVEFKERLQKGETLDQILPEAFAVCREASWRVLGMRHFDVQLIGGMVLHGGNIAEMKTGEGKTLVATLPTYLNSLTGKGVHVVTVNDYLAKRDAEWMGRLYKFLGLSVGIIVHDLTDAQRKAAYGSDITYGTNNEFGFDYLRDNMKFDLTNYVQREHNFAIVDEVDSILVDEARTPLIISGPSEDSTDKYYLVNQVIPKLKADVHFKIEEKTKTASLTEDGNHEVERLLNIENLYDPQHIELLHHVYQGLKAHYLYKRDVEYMVKDDEVIIVDEFTGRLMPGRRWSDGLHQAVEAKEGVTVASENQTLATVTFQNFFRMYNKLAGMTGTADTEAAEFKKIYSLDVVVIPTNQPMIRKDLEDLIYKTENAKYEACIKDIKERYEKGQPCLVGTVSIEKSELLSSMMKRQGVRHTVLNAKHHEKEAEIVAQAGRKGAVTIATNMAGRGTDIVLGGNPEFMARAEAGDDVENFALVMARFKSQCKVEHDEVIAAGGLHIVGTERHESRRIDNQLRGRSGRQGDPGSTRFYLSLEDNLLRIFNGERIQKIMGMLNIPEDEAIESKMVSRAVEGAQRKVEGHNFDIRKHLLEYDDVMNIQREAIYGLRRQVLEGDRIDDVVKEMVGELGDEVIVNFASKDAKPRDWNLDGLNEFLNQQFGMKLSFDNGLDPEHLTHEKLAKAVKDGVNTHYESRKLELGPVFKDVQKMLLLQSIDTRWKEHLLNMDHLKEGINLRAYGQKDPLIEYKKEAFSLFSQMDYSIKTETIERLMKIQIAKEEQIKEMAPQPKPQRMTFSRGEDAGPAKPVTRDEGKVGRNDPCPCGSGKKYKKCHGAGSP
- the plsY gene encoding glycerol-3-phosphate 1-O-acyltransferase PlsY encodes the protein MDNTNLVLTLIGAYLIGSIPFGVIVSRFVSGRDVRAQGSGNIGATNVARMMGKKWGIFVLFLDGLKGFLVVKAVGCFFTEDIFLLSNLAALAAIVGHCFPIYLKFKGGKGVATALGVVTALSPLTLGVCFIVFVLVIGISRTVSLASLAAALALPIVAMITEKDIMILVAAAITLLIWWKHKENIKRLVNRQEPKFF
- the bamE gene encoding outer membrane protein assembly factor BamE, which encodes MRHNLITYIFALSFVALMASVACQSAPIERFTGVKPGMSKDEVLEKVGSPVRTERFDGKEKWAYRYYTGDERNIEVLKYVTFVNSKVESLGDDSDEHKRLEDLKQTDIKRAEKRKAVKSKSNAAEAADAKEVGKPKPVISTHVNDSVDQDEVKNPKNIEFVEVKGQRAPIENSEE
- a CDS encoding glycine cleavage system protein H — encoded protein: MSDMGSGYVAYMGHQWLTIEGEVITIGVMEEALEELDTIIKVDLPPENESVEKDEICGELETKDGSLNIYAPVEGTVLEINTSVTTNPDLIHEDPYGDGWIIKIEAANQDDVKELTSGANYDN